One Brachybacterium kimchii genomic window carries:
- a CDS encoding aldehyde dehydrogenase family protein: MPSTTTSSPALSRRARREADAAPSTAPATIRARVDGARAAFARGASRSLVFRRAQLHGLRALLRSHHAELEEAVAADLGKSATEFRLTEIFPVMSEIDEALRQLERWSRPRRAAVPLTFQPARARLVPEPLGTVLVISPWNYPMQLLLAPLVGVIAAGNTAVIKPSEVTPTVSGALARLLPRYLDAQAYPVVEGGVEETTALLEERFDHIVYTGNGSVGRIVMAAAAKHLTPVTLELGGKCPVWVDDAAHLEEVARQLAWAKFVNAGQTCVAPDHVLTTPDLVEPLVAALRRAIAAQWGQDPSRSPDFGRIVAPRHLDRLAGYIEAADETGAGRVALGGTVDREDLYVAPTVLVMDEPDSPGAARTEENTPAVMREEIFGPILPIVPVGGPDEAIAFVDAGEKPLALYLFAASRQVADAFVERTSSGGVVEGACLIHVATATLPFGGVGESGIGAYHGRFSYERFSHQKPVLRKPLVPDTLALMRPPFSQLRGTLMRRLSGIR, from the coding sequence ATGCCATCGACCACCACGTCCTCGCCCGCCCTCTCGCGCCGTGCACGGCGCGAGGCCGACGCCGCCCCCTCCACCGCTCCCGCCACGATCCGCGCGCGGGTCGACGGGGCCCGGGCCGCTTTCGCCCGCGGCGCGAGCCGCTCCCTGGTGTTCCGCCGCGCGCAGCTGCACGGCCTGCGCGCACTGCTGCGATCCCACCACGCCGAGCTCGAGGAGGCGGTCGCCGCCGACCTCGGTAAGAGCGCGACGGAGTTCCGCCTCACCGAGATCTTCCCGGTGATGAGCGAGATCGACGAGGCGCTGCGGCAGCTCGAGCGCTGGTCCCGCCCGCGTCGGGCCGCGGTGCCGCTGACCTTCCAGCCCGCCCGCGCCCGCCTGGTGCCCGAGCCCCTGGGCACCGTCCTGGTGATCTCGCCGTGGAACTATCCGATGCAGCTGCTGCTGGCGCCCCTGGTGGGGGTGATCGCCGCCGGCAACACGGCCGTGATCAAGCCCAGCGAGGTCACGCCGACCGTCTCGGGTGCGCTCGCGCGGCTGCTGCCCCGTTACCTCGACGCCCAGGCGTATCCCGTGGTCGAGGGCGGCGTCGAGGAGACCACGGCCCTGCTCGAGGAGCGCTTCGACCACATCGTGTACACCGGGAACGGCAGCGTGGGCAGGATCGTCATGGCGGCCGCCGCGAAGCACCTGACCCCGGTGACGCTCGAGCTGGGCGGCAAGTGCCCCGTGTGGGTCGACGACGCCGCGCACCTCGAGGAGGTGGCCCGGCAGCTGGCGTGGGCGAAGTTCGTCAACGCCGGCCAGACCTGCGTCGCGCCGGATCACGTGCTCACCACCCCGGACCTCGTCGAGCCCCTGGTCGCGGCCCTGCGGCGCGCGATCGCCGCGCAGTGGGGCCAGGACCCCTCGCGCAGTCCCGACTTCGGACGCATCGTCGCCCCGCGGCACCTCGACCGGCTCGCCGGATACATCGAGGCGGCCGACGAGACCGGCGCGGGCCGCGTCGCGCTCGGCGGGACCGTGGATCGCGAGGACCTGTACGTCGCGCCGACCGTGCTGGTGATGGACGAGCCCGACTCCCCCGGCGCCGCCCGCACCGAGGAGAACACGCCGGCGGTGATGCGCGAGGAGATCTTCGGGCCGATCCTGCCAATCGTGCCCGTCGGCGGGCCCGACGAGGCGATCGCCTTCGTCGACGCCGGCGAGAAGCCGCTCGCCCTCTACCTCTTCGCCGCATCGCGCCAGGTCGCCGATGCTTTCGTGGAGCGGACGTCGTCCGGCGGCGTGGTCGAGGGCGCGTGCCTGATCCATGTCGCGACGGCGACGCTGCCCTTCGGCGGAGTGGGCGAGAGCGGCATCGGCGCCTATCACGGGCGCTTCTCGTACGAGAGGTTCAGCCACCAGAAGCCGGTGCTGCGGAAGCCCCTGGTCCCGGACACCCTGGCGCTCATGCGCCCGCCGTTCTCGCAGCTGCGCGGGACCCTGATGCGCAGGCTGTCCGGCATCCGCTGA
- a CDS encoding YdcF family protein produces the protein MSLLLSPVPILLVVLLILSLRRDARWTGNAFLLSLTALTVLFALAAGSDSAAGALVGGVLVLIAVLSPLLTLVLIGFLIANGVFMMRKEGRSLGNLLSLLAGLGLLAVIVGAAISLRFAAEHPWLFVVLTFAALLGTWAGYVLTSYLVYDVVYAWIASRTSARYVMVHGSGLIRGRVPKLLANRVDAGIAHWSRVRETHPDALLVLSGGQGPDEPRSEASAMAEYAREQGVPQEAIVLEDRSRTTEENLRNTRGLVGTVLPADGPGLTVTSSYHVLRTAALARRVGLDAQVAPARTAGYFWPSAFLREVVALVARHKILHVLVAAIVSVPLPLVIAFAVINA, from the coding sequence ATGTCCCTCCTCCTCTCCCCGGTGCCGATCCTGCTCGTCGTCCTGCTGATCCTGTCCCTGCGCAGGGACGCGCGCTGGACGGGCAACGCCTTCCTGCTGTCCCTGACGGCGCTCACGGTCCTCTTCGCGCTGGCCGCGGGATCCGACAGCGCCGCAGGTGCCCTCGTGGGCGGGGTGCTGGTGCTGATCGCGGTCCTCTCCCCGCTGCTCACGCTCGTGCTCATCGGCTTCCTCATCGCCAACGGCGTGTTCATGATGCGCAAGGAGGGGCGGAGCCTGGGGAACCTGCTGTCCCTGCTGGCGGGCCTCGGACTGCTCGCCGTCATCGTCGGCGCCGCGATCTCGCTCCGCTTCGCCGCCGAGCATCCTTGGCTCTTCGTCGTCCTCACGTTCGCGGCCCTGCTGGGCACATGGGCGGGGTACGTGCTGACCTCGTACCTCGTCTACGACGTCGTCTACGCGTGGATCGCCTCCCGCACCTCCGCCCGCTACGTGATGGTGCACGGCTCGGGCCTGATCCGCGGCAGGGTCCCCAAGCTGCTCGCGAACCGCGTCGACGCCGGCATCGCGCACTGGAGTCGCGTGCGAGAGACCCACCCCGATGCGCTGCTCGTCCTCTCCGGCGGCCAGGGACCGGACGAGCCCCGCTCGGAGGCCTCGGCGATGGCCGAGTACGCGCGCGAGCAGGGCGTCCCGCAGGAGGCGATCGTGCTCGAGGACCGCTCGCGCACCACCGAGGAGAACCTGCGCAACACCCGTGGGCTGGTGGGGACCGTGCTCCCGGCCGACGGGCCCGGCCTCACCGTCACCAGCAGCTATCACGTGCTCCGCACGGCCGCCCTCGCCCGCCGCGTGGGCCTGGACGCGCAGGTCGCGCCCGCGCGCACCGCCGGCTACTTCTGGCCGAGCGCCTTCCTGCGGGAGGTCGTCGCGCTCGTGGCCCGGCACAAGATCCTGCACGTCCTGGTCGCCGCGATCGTGAGCGTGCCGCTCCCGCTGGTCATCGCCTTCGCCGTCATCAACGCCTGA